In Anguilla rostrata isolate EN2019 chromosome 1, ASM1855537v3, whole genome shotgun sequence, a genomic segment contains:
- the zdhhc22 gene encoding palmitoyltransferase ZDHHC22 — MYIRMLKLRLLNAIAPAYFFTATIVTFGLHFYFFIPTIFQTPGTQLSAATFFHIVVFLYLMLNALGNYTMTIRHPAESANENVIPMCSPDCPDRVDAHYLLNGRHFCKLCKKVILKRDHHCFFTGNCIGNRNMRYFIMFCIYTSCTCLYSLVLGVAYLTVEYSISFENPLTFLTLLPLSTGYFFLGTVSGLQFFLVLMLYVWLGIGLTCAGFCCQQVLLVARGQTWCQFRRGQLVEARSSWRANLSDVFGTRWVLGFFLPVQTVEASPSDARKHD, encoded by the exons ATGTATATCAGAATGTTGAAACTCAGACTCCTCAATGCTATCGCCCCCGCCTACTTCTTCACTGCGACAATAGTAACCTTTGGCCTGcacttttactttttcataCCAACAATTTTCCAAACTCCGGGCACCCAACTAAGCGCTGCTACTTTTTTCCATATCGTCGTTTTCCTATACCTGATGCTGAATGCTCTGGGTAACTACACAATGACGATTAGACACCCAGCAGAGAGCGCGAATGAAAATGTAATACCGATGTGTTCGCCAGATTGCCCGGACCGGGTGGACGCTCATTACCTCCTGAACGGCCGTCATTTCTGCAAACTCTGCAAAAAAGTGATCCTGAAAAGAGACCACCACTGTTTTTTCACGGGAAACTGTATTGGCAACAGAAACATGCGCTACTTCATAATGTTTTGCATCTATACCTCGTGCACCTGTCTGTATTCTTTGGTTCTGGGAGTGGCTTATCTCACAGTGGAGTATTCAATTTCATTCGAAAACCCACTGACCTTCCTCACCTTATTGCCGCTTTCCACTGGTTACTTCTTCCTTG GGACCGTATCTGGCCTGCAGTTCTTCCTGGTGCTGATGCTGTACGTGTGGCTGGGCATCGGCCTCACCTGCGCTGGCTTCTGCTGCCAGCAGGTGCTGCTGGTGGCGCGGGGCCAGACCTGGTGCCAGTTTCGACGGGGCCAGCTGGTGGAGGCGCGCTCCTCCTGGAGGGCCAATCTGAGCGACGTCTTTGGCACCCGCTGGGTACTGGGCTTCTTCCTGCCAGTGCAGACAGTGGAGGCCTCGCCCAGCGATGCCCGCAAGCATGACTGA
- the cipca gene encoding CLOCK-interacting pacemaker a, producing MSSKAKVGGHRRLSSYVVDSMKTSKPESERDSGFSDGSSGYLSAVDQMDSEDTGRRGSQAASQVAVMTGSYPSLSPMIIMNNVVLKQPNTPAPALKPWGFQPTALEMLPQPQVVFLQPVVSNSTGASHKSPADKRRKSRKYLPILKSYPKIAPHPGEGLSEKASSSSSSSRPNGLSSGQERRHRHRQRRDALPVCPVRSAKPAAPAAIPSAAAPAPPVSLSRCAPLPTPGVADTAATANPANGPGPALSRPPSASPALPPETDALVPWAWPTGPESQDDGSCLGSLPDGHSKQQRFCNTYNILHRSGLLGITLRTKELIRQNRRTQGQLEQLRQHAGLFVEAVCSDDPQVWTRLQLSMMETGSAGPEEQEGREKDTLSMLP from the exons ATGAGCAGCAAGGCTAAAGTGGGCGGCCACAGGAGGCTGTCGTCCTATGTGGTGGACAGCATGAAGACATCCAAGCCGGAGTCAGAGAGGGACTCTGGTTTCTCAG ATGGCAGCTCGGGCTACTTGAGCGCCGTGGACCAGATGGACTCGGAGGACACCGGGAGGCGGGGCAGCCAGGCCGCGTCCCAGGTGGCGGTGATGACGGGGTCCTACCCCAGCCTCTCCCCGATGATCATCATGAACAACGTCGTCCTCAAGCAG CCGAACACACCAGCGCCAGCCCTGAAGCCCTGGGGGTTCCAGCCCACTGCCCTGGAAATGCTTCCTCAGCCCCAGGTGGTGTTTCTGCAGCCGGTGGTCTCCAACAGCACCGGCGCCTCGCACAAGAGCCCCGCCGACAAGCGACGGAAATCCCGGAAGTACCTGCCCATCCTCAAATCCTACCCCAAAATCGCGCCTCACCCCGGGGAGGGCCTCTCGGAGaaagcctcctcctcctcctcctcctccaggccgaACGGTCTGTCCTCCGGCCAGGAGCGGCGTCACCGCCACCGGCAGAGACGCGACGCGCTGCCCGTCTGCCCGGTTCGGTCGGCCAAGCCCGCCGCTCCCGCCGCCATCCCGTCCGCcgctgcccccgccccgcccgtctctctctcccgctgcgccccactccccacccccggCGTCGCGGACACCGCCGCGACCGCTAACCCGGCTAACGGCCCGGGGCCGGCCCTGTCGCGGCCGccctccgcctcccccgccctgccccccgaGACTGACGCCCTGGTGCCCTGGGCGTGGCCTACTGGGCCCGAGTCCCAAGATGACGGGAGCTGCCTGGGCTCCCTCCCCGATGGCCACAGCAAGCAGCAGCGCTTCTGCAACACCTACAACATCCTGCACAGGTCGGGCCTGCTGGGCATCACGCTGCGCACCAAGGAGCTGATCCGGCAGAACCGGCGCACCCAGGGCCAGCTGGAGCAGCTCAGGCAGCACGCCGGCCTGTTCGTGGAGGCCGTGTGCAGCGACGACCCGCAGGTCTGGACTAGGCTGCAGCTGAGCATGATGGAGACCGGCTCCGCTGGACCggaggagcaggagggcagagagaaggacacactgagcatgctccccTGA